In Rhodopirellula islandica, a single window of DNA contains:
- a CDS encoding flagellin N-terminal helical domain-containing protein, producing the protein MSLLPVATNRTSTPLQNQRLMYQLNSDQLAIQRQYDQLSTGRRVLTISDDPAAAARAIGLQREVSRTDQMVRNADAAEAFYQSADVTLDKVDSAIIEARGAAVEAAQSVLSDDQREALAMTIRQQMESIVSAGNGMFADHQLLGGVLQTDLALEHVSGTVRFNGNQAIGLTKVGDGTQAEFTVSAATAIGVGEPFIEGESLDAALNADTRLIDMKQGEGVQAGVLTVSDGDHFVELDLRQAATIGDVADVLRTVDLDGRSLSVTLGADSITVQYADGLPGTLAIKDAAGSRLASDLLISNPDGFRAPPLVGDRLAPQVTLATSISDLNDGAGLDLTDGLVIDRGDQRYEIDFSNAETVGDVIIAINRSDAEVKAVLNETAGRIELHALRSGVDYSVGENGGSAATELGIRTADEDTLVSELARERGLNYNPEGPDLVITRPDGVELEFELEDAETVGEIIDLIRNHPDNQDTQRVLVSLNEVGNGLRLTAPPGADPIRVTQPGLSDAGTYLGWIPEDASEGVGELDGSVAVLNGSDYQPRDAGGAIDTLLRLESAIRDGDISEIGRLQARLDDDLDASTRTRGRVGVWHSSLQDSRTAVENENVLLQSQLSDAMDADLASVISELQARQVALEASMRFVGQTSGITVLNYL; encoded by the coding sequence ATGTCATTACTTCCCGTCGCAACGAACCGAACGAGCACGCCGCTGCAAAATCAGCGGTTGATGTATCAGCTCAACAGCGATCAATTGGCGATTCAGCGTCAGTATGATCAGTTGAGCACCGGGCGTCGTGTGCTGACCATCAGCGATGACCCTGCGGCGGCGGCCCGCGCGATCGGGCTGCAGCGTGAAGTTTCACGAACGGACCAGATGGTTCGGAACGCAGATGCCGCGGAGGCGTTTTACCAATCCGCCGATGTGACGTTGGACAAAGTCGATTCGGCCATCATTGAAGCACGGGGGGCCGCTGTCGAAGCCGCCCAAAGCGTGTTGTCGGATGACCAGAGGGAAGCTCTGGCAATGACGATCCGCCAACAAATGGAGTCGATCGTTAGCGCCGGCAATGGCATGTTCGCCGATCACCAACTGCTAGGCGGTGTGCTGCAGACCGATTTGGCGCTGGAACACGTCAGCGGAACGGTGCGATTCAATGGCAATCAGGCGATTGGATTGACCAAGGTGGGCGATGGGACTCAGGCCGAATTCACTGTCAGCGCTGCGACGGCGATCGGAGTGGGCGAGCCATTCATCGAGGGCGAATCGCTGGACGCGGCGCTGAATGCAGACACCCGGTTGATCGACATGAAACAAGGGGAAGGTGTCCAAGCTGGCGTCTTGACCGTTTCAGATGGCGACCATTTCGTGGAGTTGGACCTTCGACAGGCAGCGACGATTGGCGACGTGGCGGATGTCTTGCGGACCGTTGATTTGGACGGTCGATCCTTGTCTGTCACGCTGGGAGCCGATTCCATCACGGTCCAGTACGCTGACGGATTGCCTGGGACATTGGCAATCAAAGACGCGGCGGGCAGTCGTTTGGCGTCGGATCTGTTGATCTCCAATCCTGACGGATTTCGGGCTCCACCGTTGGTCGGAGATCGCCTGGCACCTCAGGTCACTTTGGCAACCTCGATTTCAGATTTGAACGACGGTGCCGGGTTGGATTTGACCGACGGGTTGGTCATTGATCGTGGCGACCAACGCTACGAAATTGATTTTTCGAATGCCGAAACCGTGGGCGACGTGATCATCGCGATCAATCGGAGCGATGCGGAAGTCAAAGCGGTTCTCAATGAAACGGCGGGCCGGATCGAATTGCATGCACTTCGGTCAGGCGTGGATTACAGCGTTGGCGAAAATGGTGGTTCTGCCGCGACCGAGCTGGGCATTCGCACCGCAGATGAGGACACGTTGGTCAGTGAATTGGCCCGAGAACGCGGCTTGAACTACAACCCCGAAGGCCCCGATTTGGTGATCACTCGCCCGGACGGTGTCGAGCTGGAATTCGAGCTCGAAGACGCCGAGACCGTGGGCGAGATCATCGATCTGATTCGGAACCATCCCGACAATCAAGACACCCAACGAGTTTTGGTGTCGCTGAACGAAGTGGGCAATGGGTTGAGGTTAACGGCGCCTCCGGGAGCCGATCCGATCCGGGTGACACAGCCTGGTTTGAGCGACGCCGGAACGTATCTGGGCTGGATTCCTGAGGACGCCTCGGAAGGCGTTGGGGAATTGGACGGAAGTGTCGCGGTGTTGAACGGCAGCGATTACCAACCGCGTGACGCCGGTGGCGCGATCGACACGCTGTTGCGTCTCGAATCCGCCATCCGCGACGGGGATATCTCCGAAATCGGCCGTTTGCAGGCTCGTTTGGACGATGACCTGGACGCCAGCACGCGGACTCGCGGGCGGGTGGGAGTGTGGCACTCTTCCTTGCAGGACTCCCGAACGGCGGTGGAGAACGAGAATGTTCTCCTGCAGTCGCAGTTGTCCGATGCCATGGACGCGGACCTGGCCTCGGTGATCAGTGAATTGCAGGCCCGGCAGGTGGCGCTGGAAGCTTCCATGCGTTTCGTCGGGCAAACCTCGGGCATCACGGTCCTGAATTACCTTTGA
- the fliW gene encoding flagellar assembly protein FliW codes for MRIDSHRFGTLELNADQLFLFPQGLIGMESLHQWALIPDTDNASVAWLQSAARGDRALAVISPRAFFPDYRVHIGRRDLSSLHLTSGSEVYVMTTVAGHVGKLTTNLRAPLMLNLDRRLGCQVITNDDRPMRQPLPTVAAESAKPLPTSQVRAA; via the coding sequence ATGCGGATCGACAGTCATCGCTTCGGCACGTTGGAACTCAACGCCGACCAGTTGTTTTTGTTCCCGCAGGGTCTGATTGGAATGGAATCGCTTCATCAGTGGGCGTTGATTCCTGACACAGACAACGCGTCGGTGGCCTGGCTGCAAAGTGCGGCCCGCGGTGACCGAGCACTAGCTGTGATCAGTCCACGAGCGTTTTTCCCAGACTATCGAGTCCACATCGGGCGGCGTGATCTGTCGAGCTTGCACCTGACGTCGGGCTCGGAAGTCTATGTGATGACCACCGTCGCCGGGCATGTTGGCAAGTTGACGACGAACCTGCGAGCACCTTTGATGCTGAACCTGGATCGTCGCTTGGGTTGCCAGGTGATCACCAACGACGATCGCCCCATGCGTCAGCCATTGCCGACCGTGGCAGCCGAATCGGCCAAGCCATTGCCCACCTCACAGGTGCGTGCCGCCTGA
- the csrA gene encoding carbon storage regulator CsrA produces MLVLSRHRDESIMIGDDVVVTIVDIRGDKVRLGIEAPQAIPVHRQEVYDAIQRENRRASQTGAGATKDVRPPRD; encoded by the coding sequence ATGCTCGTCCTTTCCCGACACCGCGACGAAAGCATCATGATTGGTGACGATGTGGTCGTAACCATCGTTGATATCCGAGGCGACAAAGTGCGTCTTGGTATCGAAGCTCCCCAAGCGATACCGGTGCACCGCCAAGAGGTCTATGACGCGATTCAGCGAGAAAATCGCCGCGCGTCACAGACAGGTGCAGGAGCGACAAAAGACGTTCGTCCACCTCGTGACTGA
- a CDS encoding molybdenum cofactor biosynthesis protein MoaE — protein MSNLPSTDENFGAVNIRLTDEPLEPMVQATSCEEPWLSHPDAGAILWFHGVTRRQTKKGDHVTITKELSYTAHREMAVKQLNELANNAVHEFGLHRVVIWHRLGTVPIGQASVIVGCSSAHRVAALDAVAAIMDRLKQDVPIWKQEHFESGECHWIHPSPTTDDPRTH, from the coding sequence ATGTCGAACCTCCCATCCACGGACGAGAATTTCGGTGCCGTCAACATTCGCTTGACCGACGAACCGTTGGAACCAATGGTTCAGGCGACTTCCTGCGAGGAACCTTGGCTATCGCACCCCGACGCGGGTGCGATCCTCTGGTTCCATGGCGTGACTCGCCGCCAGACGAAGAAGGGCGATCACGTGACCATCACGAAAGAACTTTCGTACACGGCCCATCGTGAAATGGCAGTCAAGCAATTGAATGAATTGGCGAACAACGCAGTGCACGAATTCGGTTTGCATCGCGTTGTGATTTGGCATCGTCTGGGGACTGTCCCGATTGGACAAGCCAGCGTGATCGTGGGATGCAGCAGTGCTCACCGAGTCGCTGCGCTCGATGCGGTTGCCGCCATCATGGACCGGCTGAAACAAGACGTTCCGATTTGGAAACAGGAACACTTTGAATCTGGCGAGTGCCACTGGATTCATCCGTCACCCACGACGGACGATCCAAGGACTCATTGA
- a CDS encoding MoaD/ThiS family protein, with protein MTPPCSIDVLLFAGASESAGGADRVTVQTHPRPTANELMTQLAEQHTELAAMVQRSRLAVDQRYVSPDHVIETDAEVALIPPVSGG; from the coding sequence ATGACTCCCCCCTGTTCCATCGACGTGTTGCTCTTTGCCGGTGCCAGCGAATCGGCCGGTGGTGCCGACCGAGTCACGGTGCAGACGCACCCACGCCCCACAGCCAACGAACTGATGACGCAACTGGCCGAACAACACACAGAATTGGCAGCGATGGTCCAGCGATCTCGATTGGCCGTCGACCAAAGGTACGTCTCGCCCGATCATGTGATTGAAACGGACGCCGAGGTCGCGTTGATCCCGCCGGTCAGTGGTGGTTGA